The Tursiops truncatus isolate mTurTru1 chromosome 6, mTurTru1.mat.Y, whole genome shotgun sequence genome includes a window with the following:
- the LOC117312625 gene encoding uncharacterized protein: MENSLTPRPPRGPGWGADSRTPGGRGPQCPPAEGRRGRRGPERTWSQVVGARRRGWGRGPPGSPLRRPASRGSSAEAARLAAVCRPPWRCPVHVASLGAGGPGRAAAAATASGASSSYSSSSRGLLRSFPPAAPLARPQSPPPRGPGRRRKTAPAPPGCKQGGAAARPGLRGGRAGGRARERGACAAPALQRRPRPPSSRAKPRPHPAASRGPRVNELDFGYLEAGGLPCTLSARARAHGHWHTQTHTLTYTPRPPNSGFRPGVGGEEVEAKAVQTMERGKVAS, encoded by the coding sequence ATGGAAAATTCCCTCACACCCAGGCCGCCCCGGGGCCCAGGCTGGGGCGCCGACTCTCGCACCCCGGGCGGGCGCGGTCCGCAATGCCCGCCGgctgaagggaggagggggaggcgggGGCCTGAGCGAACTTGGTCTCAAGTAGTTGGGGCGCGCCGGCGCGGATGGGGGCGGGGCCCTCCGGGGTCTCCCTTGCGCAGGCCCGCGTCCCGGGGCAGCTCCGCGGAAGCGGCGCGCCTCGCCGCGGTTTGCCGCCCTCCCTGGCGGTGCCCGGTGCACGTGGCCTCGCTCGGAGCGGGAGGACCGGGCCGagctgccgccgccgccaccgcctccGGCGCCTCCTCCTCCTATTCCTCCTCCTCCCGCGGCTTGCTCCGCTCTTTtcctcctgcagcccctctggCTCGCCCCCAATCCCCACCCCCCCGGGGCCCGGGGCGCCGGCGGAAAACGGCTCCCGCCCCGCCTGGGTGCAAGCAGGGTGGGGCCGCGGCGCGCCCGGGGCtgcggggcgggcgggcgggtgGGCGCGCACGCGAGCGGGGTGCGTGTGCCGCTCCAGCCCTGCAAAGGCGGCCGCGCCCGCCAAGCTCCCGCGCgaagccccgcccccaccccgccgccaGCCGCGGGCCCCGAGTGAATGAACTTGATTTCGGATATTTGGAGGCCGGCGGTTTGCCTTGCACCCTTtctgcgcgcgcgcgcgcgcacgggcactggcacacacagacacacactctcacatacacaccccgccccccaaatTCCGGTTTTCggccaggggtgggtggggaagaggtGGAAGCAAAGGCTGTGCAGACAATGGAGAGAGGAAAA